The Candidatus Abawacabacteria bacterium genome includes a region encoding these proteins:
- a CDS encoding TIGR03943 family protein, which translates to MLAKKGLFIFLFAGYGLGFLWLLAKKKLLLFLHPDFVPLAVAAAVIMLLVAFSIFSLAHYHAVKLKRWRILLLCLPLLLICFTDLKPLSSIAAAERGINTGALTVGRRFTTGGFATKPEKRSLYQWVIALNADPEPSHYEGQAVNVKGFIMHQEGQTLVARFILTCCAADARVLSLPIKSTQESVATLKDDQWVHVMGKMAVEEKDGKRSLIVIPTKVDLIAIPEDPYEI; encoded by the coding sequence ATGTTAGCTAAAAAAGGACTGTTCATTTTTCTTTTTGCTGGTTACGGGCTTGGCTTTCTCTGGTTGTTGGCAAAAAAGAAGCTATTACTTTTCTTACACCCAGATTTCGTTCCTTTAGCTGTGGCCGCTGCAGTAATCATGTTGTTGGTTGCTTTCAGTATTTTTAGCTTAGCTCATTATCATGCTGTGAAGCTGAAGCGATGGCGAATACTCCTTTTGTGCTTGCCCCTTTTACTGATTTGCTTCACTGATCTCAAACCTCTATCCAGTATTGCTGCGGCAGAACGTGGGATAAACACGGGGGCCTTAACTGTGGGGCGGCGCTTTACTACTGGTGGTTTTGCTACCAAACCGGAGAAGCGTTCATTATATCAATGGGTAATTGCTCTGAATGCCGACCCTGAACCTAGTCATTATGAAGGTCAGGCGGTGAATGTGAAAGGTTTTATTATGCATCAAGAGGGACAGACTTTGGTCGCGCGTTTCATTTTGACTTGTTGTGCGGCTGATGCTCGTGTCTTGAGCTTGCCTATCAAGAGCACTCAGGAAAGCGTGGCTACCCTCAAGGATGATCAATGGGTACATGTGATGGGTAAAATGGCAGTTGAAGAGAAAGATGGTAAGCGCTCTTTAATTGTTATTCCCACTAAGGTTGATCTAATTGCTATACCTGAAGACCCTTATGAAATTTAG
- a CDS encoding NUDIX domain-containing protein, whose translation MKRDVKKEILATLLKADRLKYGDIHPEGIGNDLFNYHLQHLVKMGLVSKDDKIYSLSNLGKYHVAEQNPLSPSGRTADRFKMNVLTVVLRGQGKNLEVLMQTRKRHPFYDSKSVMGGTIRKGELVAEAAQRKLKTETGLTANLKLCGLIRQVNLDKQNVLVVEDVLFHICCTDLFEGELLAKTDYGENFWCPIEQAIQEHKKHHGSLQLLVKFFTALKKQNFRDLPLFYWEKKSLLNSAF comes from the coding sequence ATGAAGCGAGATGTCAAAAAAGAAATTTTAGCAACACTGTTGAAAGCTGATCGCTTAAAGTATGGGGATATTCATCCGGAAGGAATTGGCAATGATCTTTTTAACTATCATCTACAGCATCTGGTTAAAATGGGTTTGGTAAGTAAAGATGACAAAATTTATAGTCTGAGTAATTTGGGTAAGTATCATGTTGCCGAGCAAAACCCTTTGAGTCCCAGCGGTCGTACTGCAGATCGCTTCAAAATGAATGTACTCACAGTAGTGCTGCGAGGCCAAGGAAAAAACTTGGAAGTACTAATGCAAACTCGCAAACGCCACCCTTTTTATGATTCAAAGAGCGTGATGGGTGGTACTATCCGCAAAGGGGAGCTGGTGGCTGAAGCTGCTCAGCGCAAATTGAAAACAGAAACTGGTCTAACTGCCAATCTCAAGCTGTGTGGTCTGATTCGCCAAGTGAATCTAGATAAACAGAATGTTCTGGTTGTGGAAGATGTGCTGTTTCATATTTGTTGCACAGATTTATTTGAAGGTGAATTACTAGCGAAGACTGACTACGGAGAAAATTTTTGGTGCCCTATTGAACAGGCGATTCAAGAACACAAAAAACATCATGGGTCATTACAATTATTAGTAAAGTTTTTCACAGCGCTCAAAAAACAAAACTTTCGTGATCTACCGTTATTTTATTGGGAAAAGAAAAGCCTCTTAAATTCAGCATTCTGA
- a CDS encoding CYTH domain-containing protein — protein sequence MKVAKIEVEDRYRLTIGQRKKAADILRQRFGDPREMRYVNVLVDTPNLQLRSHGVVLRVRGYQPDMKKVMMFMDEARATTRLSLLRYLLATSPTEATLKLPVIDGGQKRTKREIEDPAEIARQLNLSLNGESDRFAALVTALERANYEIVGGIHTDRKEFTRKSRTGPTTLTIDDSTCMHDPDRVRSILEAERIEQVNQEISQGALRALVRRVEGNNRRWIGMRLNELGAMPLVPGSATLCLWRHLPTDRLQALVRHGELTHKQLKALCATGDLRRQDVARLVETHVITQAQGFELRKEFSRRQS from the coding sequence ATGAAAGTTGCCAAGATTGAGGTAGAAGATCGCTATCGGCTCACAATAGGTCAACGTAAAAAAGCGGCTGACATATTGAGACAAAGATTCGGTGATCCTCGTGAAATGCGTTATGTAAACGTTTTAGTTGATACACCAAATTTGCAATTACGTTCACATGGGGTGGTATTGCGAGTGCGTGGTTATCAACCTGACATGAAAAAAGTGATGATGTTTATGGATGAGGCACGTGCCACTACTCGTTTATCGTTGTTGCGCTATCTGTTGGCCACTTCACCAACAGAAGCTACTCTTAAGTTACCTGTGATTGATGGAGGACAAAAAAGAACCAAACGAGAGATTGAAGATCCGGCAGAGATTGCTAGACAATTAAATTTGTCCTTGAATGGCGAAAGTGATCGTTTTGCTGCACTGGTCACAGCATTGGAAAGAGCTAATTATGAAATTGTCGGTGGTATCCATACAGATAGAAAAGAATTTACCCGTAAAAGTCGCACTGGTCCGACAACTCTAACTATTGACGATAGTACCTGCATGCATGATCCTGATAGGGTCAGGAGTATTTTAGAGGCAGAACGAATTGAGCAAGTAAATCAGGAGATTAGTCAAGGTGCACTCAGAGCATTGGTTCGCAGGGTGGAGGGGAATAATCGCCGTTGGATAGGAATGCGTCTTAATGAGTTAGGAGCGATGCCTCTGGTTCCTGGCAGTGCTACTTTATGTTTATGGCGACATCTACCAACTGATCGTTTGCAAGCTCTTGTTCGCCATGGGGAGTTGACTCATAAACAGTTAAAAGCATTATGTGCAACTGGCGATTTGAGACGTCAAGATGTGGCTCGTTTGGTAGAGACACATGTTATCACCCAAGCGCAGGGGTTTGAACTAAGAAAAGAGTTTTCGCGAAGGCAATCCTAA
- a CDS encoding HD domain-containing protein: protein MSSFSQLLQLLQLTRSQTQYGYLLSGVPKEKLSDLAQHHYLVTFIGWQMALHCQFAGANINTMQVLEICLVHDLGELFGGDINWFYAKHNPAARKAAKVFEEENNQFLLQYFGEQRTHIQAVIDAAHLCQTDEARLAKLADYLECLQYKNFVNALSATDLDMAVPALYRLIQLMSCPKIQKSLTNLINDWLKTLDQMPNFLFFLAKS, encoded by the coding sequence ATGTCTTCTTTTAGTCAATTACTACAGTTGCTGCAACTCACCCGATCCCAAACTCAGTATGGTTATTTGCTCAGCGGTGTGCCCAAAGAAAAGTTGAGTGATCTTGCTCAACATCACTATTTAGTTACTTTTATCGGCTGGCAAATGGCTCTTCATTGTCAGTTTGCTGGTGCCAATATAAATACTATGCAAGTGTTGGAAATATGTTTGGTTCACGATTTGGGTGAATTATTCGGCGGTGATATTAATTGGTTCTATGCCAAGCACAATCCTGCTGCCCGCAAAGCTGCTAAGGTTTTTGAAGAGGAGAATAATCAATTCCTACTTCAATACTTTGGTGAGCAACGGACACATATCCAAGCGGTAATAGATGCCGCACATCTCTGCCAAACTGATGAGGCGAGATTGGCAAAGCTTGCTGACTATCTGGAATGCTTACAGTACAAAAACTTTGTTAACGCCCTTTCTGCTACGGATCTTGATATGGCAGTACCAGCACTATATCGCCTGATTCAATTAATGAGCTGTCCCAAAATCCAAAAGTCTCTAACTAATCTGATTAATGATTGGCTAAAAACGCTTGATCAAATGCCCAACTTTTTGTTCTTTTTAGCTAAATCTTAA
- a CDS encoding zinc ABC transporter substrate-binding protein, with the protein MKTHTFFASLIICSLALSSCGNAQPMTVETNKKEVVATFFPYYVFAKNLAGDYLSVNSLISSQVGPHDYQLKPSEINLLRQANLVIKNGLGVDDWVEKAITTSGSRAKVFTASQELTILPPIEEQVLIGAHEEEEDEHGPHDPHVWVSPRNVLQILPRISAQFQQLAPEHKAELAILLDQYTRQIEALDHSIRTETANLTNKQFVSFHSTTQYFARDYGFTVTASIEEYPGEEPTPYYLKQLIDYIKNNHIKVICTEPQFSPRIVQTLAQDLNLQIIEFDPMETGIYSPTAYQDVMLKNVHALAAALKA; encoded by the coding sequence AAACTCACACGTTCTTCGCAAGTTTGATCATCTGTAGTTTAGCATTAAGCAGTTGTGGCAATGCACAACCCATGACAGTAGAAACAAACAAAAAAGAGGTAGTAGCAACATTCTTCCCCTATTATGTCTTTGCTAAAAACTTAGCCGGTGATTATCTCAGCGTTAATTCACTTATTTCGAGTCAAGTTGGTCCTCATGATTATCAGTTGAAGCCCAGTGAAATCAATTTGTTGCGACAAGCCAACTTAGTAATTAAAAATGGTTTGGGCGTAGATGACTGGGTAGAGAAAGCAATTACCACTTCGGGAAGTAGGGCTAAAGTTTTTACCGCTAGCCAAGAATTGACCATCTTGCCTCCTATCGAGGAACAGGTGCTGATTGGTGCCCACGAAGAAGAAGAGGACGAACATGGACCACATGATCCTCATGTCTGGGTGTCGCCACGCAATGTTTTGCAAATTTTGCCACGTATTAGTGCCCAATTTCAACAATTGGCACCTGAACACAAAGCGGAATTGGCCATATTACTTGATCAATACACCAGACAGATCGAAGCACTTGATCACAGTATCAGAACAGAAACAGCAAACTTAACAAATAAACAATTTGTTTCCTTCCATTCTACTACACAATACTTCGCTCGTGATTATGGTTTCACAGTCACTGCCTCTATCGAAGAATATCCCGGTGAAGAGCCGACACCATATTATCTCAAACAGCTGATTGATTATATTAAAAATAATCACATAAAAGTAATTTGTACCGAGCCCCAGTTTTCTCCCCGTATTGTCCAAACTTTAGCCCAGGATTTAAATTTACAGATAATAGAATTTGACCCAATGGAAACCGGTATCTACTCTCCGACTGCATATCAAGATGTCATGCTCAAAAATGTTCACGCCTTAGCTGCTGCTTTAAAAGCGTAG